The Bos indicus x Bos taurus breed Angus x Brahman F1 hybrid chromosome 11, Bos_hybrid_MaternalHap_v2.0, whole genome shotgun sequence genome includes a region encoding these proteins:
- the FAM84A gene encoding protein FAM84A, whose translation MGNQLDRITHLNYSELPTGDPSGIEKDELRVGVAYFFSDEEEDLDERGQPDKFGVKAPPGCAPCPESPSRHHHHHHHHHLLHQLVLNETQFSAFRGQECIFSKVSGGPQGADLSVYAVTALPALCEPGDLLELLWLQPAPEPPAPAPHWAVYVGGGQIIHLCQGEIRQDSLYEAGAANVGRVVNSWYRYRPLVAELVVQNACGHLGLKSEEICWTNSESFAAWCRFGKREFKAGGEVPAGTQPPQQQYYLKVHLADNKVHTARFHSLEDLIREKRRIDASGRLRVLQELADLVDDKE comes from the coding sequence ATGGGCAACCAACTGGACCGCATCACCCACCTCAACTACAGCGAGCTGCCCACCGGGGACCCGTCAGGGATCGAAAAGGACGAGCTGCGGGTCGGGGTCGCTTACTTCTTCTCGGATGAAGAGGAGGACTTGGACGAACGCGGCCAGCCCGACAAGTTCGGCGTGAAGGCACCCCCGGGCTGCGCCCCCTGCCCAGAGAGCCCcagccgccaccaccaccaccaccaccaccaccacctgctgCACCAGCTGGTCCTCAACGAAACTCAGTTCTCCGCCTTTCGGGGCCAGGAATGCATCTTTTCCAAAGTGAGCGGCGGCCCGCAAGGCGCCGACCTGAGCGTCTACGCGGTCACCGCCCTGCCGGCACTCTGCGAGCCAGGCGACCTGCTGGAGCTGCTGTGGCTGCAGCCCGCGCCGGAGCCGCCCGCGCCCGCCCCGCACTGGGCCGTGTACGTGGGCGGCGGGCAGATCATCCACTTGTGCCAAGGCGAGATCCGCCAGGACAGCCTGTACGAGGCGGGCGCGGCCAACGTGGGCCGAGTGGTGAATAGCTGGTACCGCTACCGtcccctggtggctgagctggtggTGCAGAACGCCTGCGGCCACCTGGGCCTCAAGAGCGAAGAGATCTGCTGGACGAACTCAGAGAGCTTCGCAGCCTGGTGCCGCTTCGGCAAGCGGGAGTTCAAGGCGGGCGGGGAGGTGCCGGCCGGCACGCAGCCCCCGCAGCAGCAGTACTATCTCAAGGTGCACCTGGCCGACAACAAGGTGCACACGGCCAGGTTTCACAGCCTGGAAGACCTCATCCGCGAGAAGCGCCGCATAGACGCCAGCGGCCGCCTGCGGGTGCTCCAGGAGCTCGCGGACCTCGTGGATGACAAGGAGTAG